Proteins found in one Scardovia inopinata JCM 12537 genomic segment:
- a CDS encoding ABC transporter ATP-binding protein, with amino-acid sequence MQMQGQSQEPQQQPIQAPQPIQAQHQVPAQPSQPFQQSQGAFQQPLMPFNPSAAMSVRGLTKVFTQKIAVNNINLDIPTGSFYALVGPNGAGKTTTLKMATGLLRPTAGAVALSGTDVWSHLNQSKRQMGIMPDSDALFARLTGLQTLVYAAMLRGIDRETAKSRAHDLLTALDLTESANVLVQDYSAGMTKKIALGTSLIHSPKILVLDEPFEAVDPVSAANIRQILKNYAQSGGTVIISSHVMALVEQLCDHVAIISNGRILAAGTTAEVSNGMSLEDRFLSMVGGLHYNDNLTWLAQQVPAQGQAQA; translated from the coding sequence ATGCAGATGCAGGGACAAAGCCAGGAACCACAGCAACAGCCAATCCAGGCGCCGCAGCCAATTCAAGCACAGCACCAGGTGCCAGCCCAGCCGTCTCAACCCTTCCAACAGTCTCAGGGCGCCTTCCAACAACCACTAATGCCCTTCAATCCATCAGCAGCTATGTCCGTGAGAGGCTTAACTAAAGTTTTTACGCAAAAAATTGCGGTCAATAATATTAATCTCGATATCCCCACCGGTTCTTTTTATGCTCTGGTCGGACCCAATGGTGCAGGCAAAACGACAACTCTCAAGATGGCAACCGGCCTGCTGCGGCCTACGGCAGGTGCTGTTGCCCTAAGTGGAACTGACGTGTGGTCTCACTTAAACCAGAGCAAACGTCAAATGGGAATTATGCCCGATTCTGACGCTCTTTTTGCCCGTCTAACTGGCTTACAAACTCTGGTTTATGCAGCCATGCTGAGAGGAATTGATAGGGAAACAGCCAAATCCCGGGCTCATGATCTGCTGACCGCCCTTGACCTGACTGAGTCTGCTAATGTATTGGTGCAAGATTATTCAGCTGGTATGACAAAGAAAATCGCCCTGGGAACTTCCCTTATCCACTCCCCCAAAATTCTGGTTTTGGATGAACCTTTTGAGGCTGTAGATCCTGTCTCGGCAGCGAATATCAGACAGATTCTGAAAAATTATGCGCAGTCCGGTGGAACTGTAATCATTTCTTCCCACGTCATGGCTCTGGTGGAGCAGCTGTGCGATCATGTGGCAATTATTTCCAACGGAAGGATTCTGGCAGCAGGAACCACAGCTGAGGTCAGCAACGGAATGTCGCTGGAAGATCGATTCCTCAGCATGGTTGGAGGTCTGCATTACAACGACAATCTGACCTGGCTGGCTCAGCAGGTACCCGCTCAGGGGCAGGCACAGGCATAG
- a CDS encoding acetoin reductase, with translation MAKVAIVTGGGQGIGEGIARQLAQDGFTVAVADINKETAAKVASDIGGGSKGYYVNVAKHDEMQQLIKDVVADFDHIDVMVNNAGIVRVEPFLESTDQALDDILNINVKGAWFGTLEAAKQFIAQGTKGKIINASSIAGHEGFVPLAAYSASKFAVRGFTQTTAKELAKYNITVNAYCPGIVLTPMWDDIDHRLGQINGVPDGESIKATLSSIALGRFEQPTDVANLVSFLASDKADYITGQAILVDGGMKFV, from the coding sequence ATGGCAAAAGTAGCAATTGTGACTGGTGGCGGTCAGGGAATTGGCGAAGGAATCGCTAGACAGCTTGCTCAGGATGGGTTCACGGTAGCCGTTGCAGATATCAACAAAGAAACAGCCGCTAAGGTTGCCTCTGATATTGGAGGAGGCTCAAAAGGCTACTATGTAAATGTAGCCAAACATGACGAAATGCAGCAGCTAATCAAGGATGTTGTCGCTGATTTTGATCACATTGACGTTATGGTCAACAATGCTGGTATTGTGCGCGTTGAGCCCTTCCTTGAATCAACTGACCAGGCTTTGGATGATATTCTCAATATCAACGTTAAGGGCGCCTGGTTTGGAACCCTGGAGGCAGCCAAGCAATTTATTGCCCAGGGAACCAAAGGAAAGATTATCAACGCTTCATCGATCGCCGGCCATGAAGGCTTCGTCCCTCTAGCTGCTTACTCAGCCAGTAAATTTGCCGTCCGAGGATTTACCCAGACCACAGCCAAGGAGCTGGCCAAGTACAACATTACCGTGAACGCCTACTGCCCTGGTATTGTCCTTACTCCTATGTGGGATGACATCGATCACCGTCTGGGTCAGATTAATGGCGTTCCTGATGGCGAATCCATCAAGGCAACCCTGAGCAGCATCGCTTTAGGGCGCTTTGAACAACCGACAGACGTTGCCAACCTGGTATCTTTCCTGGCCAGCGACAAAGCAGACTATATCACCGGTCAGGCAATCCTGGTTGATGGCGGCATGAAGTTTGTTTAA
- a CDS encoding exodeoxyribonuclease III, translated as MQKLRKISFTWDKGDGRVEDMKFVSWNIDSLNAALLGKSDRSVQSRQVLASIRGENPEVIAIQETKLPATGPSKKHLTALSQFFDDYDVHWRSSVEPARKGYAGTMCLSKKGLPLVAVTEPRIHSPEPMDCEGRLQTLEFPDFYLVNVYTPNSGDGLRRLSDRQLWDDAYRAYLTELDEAKPILACGDFNVAHQEIDLAHPASNHHSAGFTDEERQKFTALLGAGFTDTYRYLHPNQAGAYTWWAQRAVTSKANNSGWRIDYWLVSNRLNSRVKQSTMIDTGDRRDHAPILLDITC; from the coding sequence ATGCAAAAACTCAGAAAAATCTCCTTTACATGGGATAAGGGAGACGGTAGGGTTGAAGACATGAAATTTGTTTCGTGGAATATAGATTCGTTGAATGCGGCTTTACTGGGAAAATCCGATAGGTCTGTTCAATCCCGCCAGGTACTTGCTTCTATCAGGGGCGAAAATCCCGAAGTAATTGCTATACAGGAGACGAAACTTCCGGCTACTGGTCCCAGCAAAAAACATCTGACAGCTTTATCTCAATTTTTTGATGATTACGATGTTCATTGGCGCAGCTCGGTCGAGCCTGCTCGGAAAGGTTATGCGGGGACTATGTGCTTGTCTAAAAAAGGGCTGCCCTTGGTCGCCGTTACTGAACCCCGGATTCATTCACCAGAACCGATGGATTGTGAGGGGAGACTCCAAACCCTGGAATTCCCTGACTTCTATCTGGTGAATGTATATACACCGAATTCCGGGGATGGGCTTCGCCGCCTGTCTGACCGTCAGCTTTGGGATGATGCTTACCGGGCTTATCTGACTGAACTGGATGAGGCGAAACCCATCCTTGCCTGCGGCGATTTTAATGTTGCTCATCAAGAGATTGATCTTGCTCATCCGGCCAGCAATCACCACTCTGCAGGTTTTACTGATGAAGAAAGGCAGAAATTCACTGCTCTTCTGGGGGCAGGCTTTACAGATACCTATCGCTATCTGCATCCGAATCAGGCAGGAGCATATACCTGGTGGGCTCAGCGAGCTGTAACCAGCAAAGCCAACAACTCAGGCTGGCGTATTGATTACTGGCTGGTCAGTAATCGGTTAAACAGCAGGGTCAAACAGTCCACCATGATAGATACGGGAGACAGGCGTGATCATGCGCCGATTCTGCTGGATATCACCTGTTAA
- a CDS encoding zinc ribbon domain-containing protein: MTAYEKGSKMTCPQCGSQVPNGATVCPNCGSPLNGTPSQSATGTSADSASLPQTNNQQTYNQPGNQQPSNQQPGPEQPWQQPAFQSQNGQPGQTGQYPTGNGQYPNANGQTNPNPTSNGQVPQNQTPNGQYPTGQYPTGQYPTGQVPAGQMQTGQVYAQQAPTDPKTKRRNKIIIIVIAVVAVLALIIGGVFAALKSNAPTPEKTIKSYLTALSEGNFDQANNMTVSSALPKTRDLMTSEMGKKTTTRISNTDISMTGNDTARVSYKVGERYGTAIVKVTPEGKTMGFFNNYKISQPLVAQISVTMPQQDGNITVNDKSFKQSIFTVSDKTTTIVSSDSSYTTFYTAVATYKVDAYPGMYTVSINDSNIYEKASIDDVAYTLSTSSSTYSETMRPTVKDSFSSSLLSSVKSSINSCVSRTEPTADNCGFINLKEEDLNKNGKPSSDVTRSLTSSLESLRVTANLSTGRLATNTIFSRLKFTSKEGDKEYLNQWIKFAPATGKFSMEGSTPKVTLDSSYDSTKNSVTGTAYRP; encoded by the coding sequence ATGACCGCCTACGAGAAAGGTTCTAAAATGACGTGCCCTCAATGTGGAAGCCAGGTGCCGAACGGAGCAACAGTGTGTCCAAACTGCGGTTCACCTCTGAATGGAACTCCTTCACAATCAGCAACCGGTACTTCAGCCGATTCAGCTTCTTTACCTCAAACAAATAATCAGCAGACGTATAACCAGCCTGGCAATCAGCAGCCCAGTAATCAGCAGCCTGGCCCGGAACAACCCTGGCAGCAGCCGGCATTCCAATCTCAGAATGGGCAGCCTGGCCAAACCGGTCAGTATCCTACAGGAAATGGGCAGTACCCCAACGCCAATGGACAGACCAATCCCAATCCCACTTCCAACGGGCAGGTTCCGCAAAATCAGACGCCAAACGGTCAGTACCCCACTGGTCAGTATCCTACAGGTCAATACCCCACCGGACAGGTACCGGCAGGCCAAATGCAGACCGGACAGGTTTATGCTCAGCAAGCTCCTACTGACCCCAAAACCAAACGCCGGAATAAGATTATCATCATTGTGATCGCCGTTGTTGCCGTCCTGGCTCTTATCATAGGCGGAGTTTTTGCAGCACTTAAGTCCAATGCGCCAACCCCTGAGAAAACTATCAAGTCTTATCTGACAGCCCTGTCTGAAGGCAACTTTGACCAGGCCAATAACATGACAGTAAGCTCAGCCCTTCCCAAGACCCGCGATTTGATGACAAGCGAGATGGGGAAGAAGACCACTACACGCATATCGAACACTGATATTTCTATGACCGGAAATGACACAGCCCGTGTTTCATACAAGGTGGGAGAACGGTACGGAACTGCTATTGTCAAGGTGACTCCTGAGGGAAAGACTATGGGATTCTTTAATAATTACAAGATTTCTCAGCCTCTGGTAGCACAGATCAGCGTCACCATGCCCCAGCAGGATGGAAATATTACGGTAAACGACAAGTCCTTCAAACAGTCTATCTTCACCGTTTCCGATAAGACAACCACCATTGTTTCTTCTGATTCAAGCTACACCACCTTCTATACCGCTGTTGCAACATATAAGGTAGATGCCTACCCGGGAATGTATACGGTTTCCATCAACGACAGTAACATTTATGAGAAAGCATCAATTGACGATGTCGCCTACACCCTGTCTACTTCTTCCTCAACCTACTCGGAGACTATGAGGCCAACCGTTAAAGATAGCTTTAGCTCCTCACTCCTGTCTTCTGTTAAGAGCTCGATTAACAGCTGCGTTTCCAGAACCGAGCCTACGGCAGACAACTGCGGGTTCATCAACCTGAAAGAAGAAGACCTGAACAAGAATGGAAAGCCCAGCAGCGACGTGACCCGTTCCCTGACCAGCTCCCTGGAGAGCTTACGAGTAACGGCCAATCTATCTACCGGTCGACTGGCTACTAATACTATCTTCTCGCGGCTCAAGTTCACTTCTAAGGAGGGAGACAAGGAGTACCTGAACCAATGGATCAAGTTTGCTCCTGCCACAGGAAAGTTCAGTATGGAAGGCTCAACTCCCAAGGTAACGTTGGATTCCAGCTACGATTCAACCAAGAATTCTGTAACTGGAACTGCCTACCGGCCGTAA
- a CDS encoding DcrB/PsbP domain-containing protein, whose amino-acid sequence MRRVMHRFLVVLVAFVTLAATFLAGHGSAIAASTTASSTNLEDFLTSVTITGLGEPDSNGVYHYRNGQEVQMSFVFAENSKLQFDNDNPLTYPLPSGFEALATGGDFNIDVETATGVKTVKGNT is encoded by the coding sequence ATGCGTCGAGTTATGCATCGGTTTTTGGTAGTCTTGGTTGCATTTGTAACCCTTGCAGCTACCTTCCTTGCCGGTCACGGTTCAGCGATTGCAGCTTCCACCACCGCCTCCAGCACCAATCTCGAAGATTTTCTGACATCCGTCACCATTACTGGTTTGGGTGAGCCTGATTCTAATGGTGTCTATCATTATCGCAACGGTCAAGAAGTTCAAATGAGCTTTGTCTTCGCTGAGAACAGCAAACTTCAGTTCGATAATGATAATCCTCTGACTTACCCTCTTCCTTCAGGTTTTGAAGCTCTTGCCACAGGCGGAGACTTTAATATTGATGTGGAGACTGCAACCGGTGTGAAGACTGTTAAGGGCAATACCTGA
- a CDS encoding SpaA isopeptide-forming pilin-related protein has product MDSTIKFSDTVTKKFEVDNSSKLSVNKTGRYDSSTGKVYYTVTVQSTGTNTNVNVADTITGTALTYDPSSFAISGNSSSYTGGTSGNGYNVTLASMKDGETVTITYAADVKYDKIAGSSATFDETNNTVKVKSHENPTPEESHKDFNHEITPTSVTKTGKASTDVTTSDGRTYRPITWTIDANSEKHESLAGSSITDTIAADSQKNMKYSGTGITIGVYDKQGNLVETRKVSWADLGVTDLSSATSWKYQVPSSDGIYEYKISYTTRVDITDNLVNQTVKNEVTTKGDTKGRGSVDVTPGFTLTTKKTATKITRDNITWKFTISVPKAGYDTLTATDSFPTTWLNNKNVYDSLVDGSVVVDGLTASESYKQEVTEKGLTLTFYKDKDKTKTGVNATDSDRTITVTLTTKNNEEWLKAVSDGNAGSYQETHTNNVDVTANNTTVHGSADANPPTEQSITKSGTSAGTVSVDGTDLPVYRYELVLTGVNKDSLDITDTFDTSILKYYASSAYDAGHIYGGTQYGQYEGNVTFTTSATSSGMTIHVASVPKNANDNYYSHYKLVYYLIVKDKAALNTLKAKALSDKGTATLSNTAQWDSTSSTAKVTYNYKPLTKSQTAFDGNRTATYTVKLNPDGLDIDPHSDTLTMTDVMSDNLFLDVSSIKVDPSAHVTYDYDRTTNTLTVTFPDETPVTLTYNAVVESTGNVNYSNTATLNGSSTTVNNSAKINGSASGTASIPSIKILKYTYGDLSDTIAGAQFQLYKASDNSLVSNKVFTTDSKGVALIEGRQNIDGWTLEKGVKYYLKEVKAPEGYTLRDDKIYFTLSDSLENPNEYLTASTIPFWNKRTNFAITKVNADDKSVKLEGATFRLTGQGAVSSYDQSVTTNNKGLAPFAGLLPGTYKLTETKAPDGYVLDKTEYTVVVDSDLKVSSPQLTFTADGDIFGVQISNKPQGQPIPLPSVGGSGVMGLFAGGLGFIFLAAGVEILRRRHETVHTVSSRVHSAHGRHV; this is encoded by the coding sequence GTGGATTCAACAATAAAGTTTAGCGATACCGTCACCAAGAAGTTCGAAGTTGATAACAGCAGTAAATTATCTGTCAACAAAACGGGCAGGTATGACTCTTCCACGGGAAAGGTTTACTACACAGTTACTGTTCAGTCAACAGGGACCAATACCAATGTGAATGTTGCCGATACCATCACCGGAACAGCTTTGACCTATGATCCTTCCTCCTTTGCTATCTCGGGAAACAGTTCTTCTTATACCGGCGGGACCTCAGGCAATGGCTATAATGTAACCCTCGCTTCTATGAAGGACGGGGAAACGGTTACTATTACCTATGCGGCTGATGTCAAATACGATAAAATTGCCGGCAGCAGCGCAACTTTTGATGAGACTAACAATACAGTTAAGGTAAAGTCTCATGAAAACCCCACTCCTGAGGAGTCTCACAAGGATTTCAACCACGAAATAACCCCTACCAGCGTTACCAAGACTGGCAAGGCCAGCACCGATGTAACGACTTCTGATGGCAGGACTTACCGTCCCATTACCTGGACCATTGATGCCAACAGCGAGAAGCATGAATCCTTGGCTGGATCCAGTATTACCGATACTATTGCTGCCGATTCGCAGAAAAATATGAAGTACTCTGGAACTGGTATAACTATCGGAGTATACGATAAACAGGGGAACCTGGTGGAGACCAGGAAGGTGTCCTGGGCTGATCTGGGCGTCACCGATCTGAGCTCTGCCACATCGTGGAAGTATCAGGTACCCTCCTCTGATGGTATCTATGAATATAAGATTTCCTACACTACACGGGTAGATATTACTGATAATCTTGTTAACCAGACTGTCAAAAATGAGGTCACCACCAAAGGTGACACTAAAGGCAGAGGCAGTGTTGATGTTACTCCTGGCTTTACTTTGACAACAAAGAAGACCGCTACCAAGATTACGAGAGATAATATCACCTGGAAGTTCACTATCTCAGTTCCCAAAGCTGGGTATGACACTTTGACAGCAACCGATTCTTTCCCCACAACCTGGCTCAACAACAAGAATGTATATGATTCTCTGGTCGACGGATCCGTGGTGGTTGATGGTCTGACCGCATCAGAGAGTTATAAGCAGGAAGTCACCGAGAAGGGCTTGACCCTGACTTTCTATAAAGATAAAGATAAGACTAAAACTGGTGTGAATGCTACAGATAGCGACCGCACTATTACCGTTACCCTCACCACCAAGAACAACGAGGAGTGGCTGAAGGCAGTGAGTGATGGGAATGCTGGTAGTTATCAGGAAACGCATACCAACAATGTAGACGTAACAGCTAATAACACTACTGTTCACGGCTCTGCTGATGCTAATCCTCCTACTGAGCAGAGTATCACCAAATCTGGTACTTCTGCTGGAACAGTTTCTGTAGATGGAACTGATCTGCCCGTATACCGCTATGAACTGGTCTTGACCGGTGTCAACAAAGATTCTCTTGATATTACCGATACTTTCGATACCTCCATCCTCAAGTATTATGCCTCATCTGCGTATGATGCCGGCCATATTTACGGAGGAACCCAGTATGGCCAGTACGAGGGCAATGTTACATTTACCACTTCTGCAACCAGCTCGGGCATGACTATTCATGTTGCCTCTGTTCCCAAGAATGCCAATGATAATTATTACAGCCACTACAAGCTGGTTTACTATTTGATTGTTAAGGATAAGGCAGCCTTGAATACTTTGAAGGCCAAGGCTCTGAGCGATAAGGGAACTGCAACCCTGTCCAATACGGCTCAATGGGATTCCACGTCGAGCACAGCTAAAGTAACGTATAATTATAAGCCTTTGACCAAGAGCCAGACTGCTTTTGATGGCAATCGAACGGCTACATATACAGTCAAGCTGAACCCGGATGGTCTGGATATTGATCCTCACTCCGATACTCTGACCATGACTGACGTTATGTCTGACAACCTCTTCCTGGATGTTTCCTCCATCAAGGTAGATCCCAGTGCTCATGTGACCTATGATTACGATCGGACCACCAACACCCTGACTGTTACCTTCCCTGATGAAACTCCAGTGACCCTGACCTATAATGCTGTGGTTGAATCAACAGGAAATGTAAACTACTCCAACACGGCCACCCTGAACGGATCTTCTACAACTGTCAATAACAGCGCTAAGATCAATGGTTCTGCCAGTGGTACTGCTTCCATTCCCAGCATCAAGATTCTGAAGTACACCTACGGAGATTTGAGCGATACCATTGCTGGGGCTCAGTTCCAGCTTTATAAGGCTAGCGATAACAGTCTGGTGTCCAATAAGGTCTTCACTACTGATTCCAAAGGCGTGGCCTTGATTGAAGGCCGGCAGAATATTGACGGATGGACCCTGGAGAAAGGTGTCAAGTACTACCTGAAAGAAGTTAAAGCTCCTGAAGGCTATACCCTCAGAGACGACAAGATTTACTTCACTCTTTCCGATAGTCTGGAAAATCCGAATGAGTATTTGACCGCCTCTACTATTCCTTTCTGGAATAAGCGAACCAACTTCGCGATTACCAAGGTTAATGCTGATGACAAATCAGTCAAACTTGAAGGGGCAACCTTCCGCCTGACCGGTCAGGGGGCTGTATCCTCCTATGACCAGTCTGTAACTACCAACAACAAGGGACTGGCTCCTTTCGCCGGATTGCTTCCGGGCACTTATAAGCTTACTGAGACAAAGGCTCCCGATGGGTATGTACTCGATAAGACTGAATACACAGTGGTCGTCGATTCAGACCTGAAGGTGAGTTCGCCTCAGTTGACATTTACCGCAGATGGAGACATCTTCGGGGTACAGATTTCCAATAAGCCCCAAGGGCAACCCATCCCCCTGCCTTCGGTTGGAGGCAGCGGAGTTATGGGTCTGTTCGCAGGCGGATTGGGATTCATCTTCCTGGCGGCTGGGGTAGAAATACTTCGGCGCAGACATGAGACGGTACATACCGTGAGCAGCCGGGTACACAGCGCGCATGGACGTCATGTTTAA
- a CDS encoding isopeptide-forming domain-containing fimbrial protein has translation MKKTITRIAGVVIAFVVGLAAMMVSGNASQYAFAAETTTITVKGTGSQYSAYRLLNVSIGTAADGSNTYAYTVNSKYEDVLKTATGKTSDADIVSYLNGLSSDSTQLEAFSQAVNSAIAKAGLAADATATGDGTSATFSGVDQGYYLIAQSDSTSSTAKSKSLMILQTAGKTALTVNAKEGTPTVVKKVKENTDGVNDSQAGKYQDAADYNIGDDVPFQLTGTLPATLASYKTYKYVFHDTQSAGLTFNPGSVKVYAVAADGTRTEVNSSAYTLVTSGLSDGETFQVKFDDVKTLTSAAGAAISVDSATKIVVEYTAKLNDNAKLGKPGNPNEVYLEFSNNPNAGGEGETGHTPKDKVIVFTFQAVAKKVDEKGNALKGAGFTLYRQVNGDWVKVATIEAGETTTFTFKGLDSGKYKLSETTVPNGYTKASDIEFTLSATYETTSDDPKLTALTVDPSDAFTVDSTLSTATTTVINKSGFELPKTGGAGLVLLYVVGIGLIAGAVIALVARRRHESASDK, from the coding sequence ATGAAAAAAACAATTACAAGAATTGCCGGGGTGGTTATCGCCTTCGTCGTTGGCTTGGCAGCCATGATGGTTTCCGGCAACGCATCTCAGTATGCTTTTGCTGCTGAGACGACAACAATCACGGTTAAGGGTACCGGTTCCCAGTACTCAGCTTACAGGCTGCTCAATGTGTCCATCGGTACAGCTGCAGATGGCTCCAACACCTATGCCTACACCGTGAATTCCAAGTATGAAGATGTTCTGAAGACAGCCACCGGCAAAACCAGTGATGCTGACATTGTCAGCTATCTGAATGGTCTGTCCTCTGACAGCACTCAGTTGGAAGCTTTCTCGCAGGCTGTTAATTCTGCTATCGCCAAGGCAGGCTTAGCTGCGGATGCAACCGCGACTGGTGACGGTACTTCTGCCACCTTCTCCGGTGTGGATCAGGGCTACTATCTGATTGCTCAGAGCGATAGCACCTCCAGCACTGCTAAGTCCAAGTCCCTGATGATCCTCCAGACCGCAGGCAAGACAGCTCTGACTGTTAACGCTAAGGAAGGAACTCCTACTGTCGTTAAGAAAGTTAAGGAGAATACCGATGGGGTCAACGATTCTCAGGCTGGAAAGTATCAGGATGCCGCTGATTATAATATTGGCGATGATGTTCCCTTCCAGCTGACCGGAACTCTTCCTGCAACTCTGGCTTCTTACAAGACATATAAGTATGTCTTCCACGATACCCAGTCTGCCGGTTTGACTTTCAACCCGGGCAGTGTCAAGGTTTATGCAGTTGCAGCTGATGGAACCCGTACTGAGGTTAATTCTTCCGCATACACCCTGGTTACTTCCGGTCTGTCTGATGGCGAAACCTTCCAAGTGAAGTTCGACGATGTTAAGACTCTGACCTCTGCTGCTGGTGCAGCTATCTCCGTGGATTCTGCCACCAAGATTGTGGTTGAGTACACCGCCAAGCTCAATGACAACGCTAAACTGGGTAAGCCGGGCAACCCCAATGAGGTTTACCTTGAGTTCTCCAACAATCCTAATGCAGGTGGCGAAGGTGAAACCGGTCACACTCCTAAGGATAAGGTGATTGTTTTCACATTCCAGGCCGTTGCCAAGAAGGTTGATGAAAAAGGCAATGCTTTGAAGGGGGCTGGCTTCACTCTTTACCGTCAGGTTAACGGTGACTGGGTTAAGGTAGCTACTATTGAAGCAGGCGAGACCACAACCTTTACTTTCAAGGGTCTTGATTCAGGTAAATATAAGCTGTCTGAAACCACTGTTCCTAATGGTTACACCAAGGCTTCCGACATTGAATTTACTCTTTCTGCAACTTATGAGACCACCTCAGATGATCCTAAGCTGACTGCCTTGACTGTGGATCCGTCTGACGCTTTCACTGTTGACAGCACCTTGTCTACTGCAACAACAACCGTTATTAATAAGAGCGGTTTTGAACTGCCTAAGACGGGTGGCGCTGGTCTGGTTCTGCTGTATGTAGTTGGCATTGGTCTGATTGCCGGAGCTGTTATTGCTCTGGTAGCTCGCCGCCGCCACGAAAGCGCTTCTGACAAGTAA
- a CDS encoding class C sortase, with the protein MDASAKPPTAGESAAGRSAAGKQRSPLSRLLTVLIVLALITGIGLIAYPIVSDLWNRTQQTKAVGAYVAKTKDISISRRKAMLKAARAYNKRLALAGEGRYKMTKAERHEYETLLDVTGTGIMGYLSIPKLGVELPIYHGTDESVLQIAIGHLPGTSLPVGGPGTHAAVSGHTGLPSAMLLTGLDRMKKGDTFSYTVLGITETYQVDRISVVKPTDLSKLAIVDGKDLGTIITCTPYGVNNHRLLVRGHRIPTPDKGSHGQDMPINKFVIGEWSLLGLILAMIIISLSIGTRRKKRRTIGGK; encoded by the coding sequence ATGGATGCTTCTGCCAAGCCGCCTACAGCAGGTGAATCCGCTGCCGGCAGGTCTGCCGCTGGCAAACAGCGGTCGCCTCTGTCGCGTCTTCTTACCGTGTTGATAGTCCTGGCACTGATCACCGGCATTGGTCTCATTGCTTACCCCATAGTGAGTGATCTGTGGAACAGGACTCAACAGACCAAAGCCGTCGGTGCTTATGTAGCTAAGACTAAAGATATTTCCATAAGTCGCCGCAAGGCCATGCTCAAAGCGGCCCGAGCCTATAATAAGCGGCTGGCGCTTGCTGGAGAAGGCCGCTACAAAATGACAAAAGCAGAGCGTCATGAGTATGAGACCCTCCTAGATGTAACAGGCACAGGGATTATGGGTTATCTGTCCATTCCCAAACTGGGTGTGGAACTTCCCATTTATCACGGTACTGATGAATCTGTTCTGCAAATTGCCATAGGTCATCTTCCCGGAACATCACTTCCGGTTGGCGGACCGGGAACTCATGCCGCTGTATCCGGACATACTGGTTTGCCTTCTGCCATGCTCCTTACCGGTCTTGACCGGATGAAAAAGGGAGATACTTTTTCTTACACAGTTTTAGGCATTACAGAGACCTATCAGGTTGATCGCATATCCGTTGTTAAGCCTACCGATTTAAGCAAACTTGCTATAGTTGACGGAAAAGATTTGGGGACAATTATTACTTGCACTCCTTACGGAGTAAATAATCATCGCCTTTTGGTCAGAGGTCACAGAATCCCTACGCCAGACAAAGGTTCTCATGGACAGGACATGCCGATCAACAAATTTGTGATAGGAGAGTGGTCCTTGCTAGGCCTGATTCTGGCAATGATTATTATTTCTTTGAGCATAGGGACTCGACGTAAAAAGCGTAGAACCATAGGGGGCAAATAG